The proteins below are encoded in one region of Syntrophotalea carbinolica DSM 2380:
- a CDS encoding PstS family phosphate ABC transporter substrate-binding protein, with translation MSIKVVKGWKKAVGLALAAVVAMPLVASTGHAANIKVDPKLKSYTKVQGVSGNLNSIGSDTLNNLMALWSEGFRKQYPNVNIQVEGKGSSTAPPALVEGTSQIGPMSRKMKRVEIEAFEKKHGFKPTMIGVALDSLAVYVNKDNPVDSLSLPQVDAIFSKTRKGGHAQDIVTWGQVGLTGSWAQQPISVYGRNSASGTYGYFKKHALFKGDYKDIVKEQPGSASVVLSVTEDRGGIGYSGIGYKTSGVKAIALAKQAGGTAYGPTYENVLAGKYPLGRMLYLYVAKAPNKPLAKNIEQFLRYVLSKEGQEIVVKDGYLPLPAQVVAKQLEALK, from the coding sequence ATGAGCATCAAGGTAGTGAAGGGTTGGAAAAAAGCCGTCGGCCTGGCGCTGGCGGCGGTTGTCGCAATGCCTTTGGTGGCATCCACCGGGCATGCCGCCAATATCAAGGTTGATCCCAAGCTGAAAAGCTATACCAAGGTTCAGGGGGTGTCGGGAAACCTGAACTCGATCGGTTCCGATACGCTCAATAATCTCATGGCCTTGTGGTCTGAAGGCTTCCGCAAGCAGTATCCTAATGTCAACATTCAGGTCGAGGGTAAAGGTTCCAGTACCGCACCTCCGGCGTTGGTTGAAGGGACTTCCCAGATCGGCCCCATGTCCCGCAAGATGAAGCGTGTGGAAATCGAAGCTTTCGAGAAAAAGCACGGTTTCAAGCCGACCATGATCGGCGTGGCCCTCGATTCCCTGGCGGTTTATGTGAACAAGGATAATCCTGTGGACAGTCTGTCCCTGCCCCAGGTCGATGCCATCTTCTCCAAAACCCGCAAGGGCGGTCATGCGCAGGATATCGTGACCTGGGGGCAGGTCGGCCTCACCGGTTCCTGGGCACAGCAGCCCATCAGTGTCTATGGCCGTAACAGCGCCTCGGGTACCTACGGTTACTTCAAGAAACATGCGCTGTTCAAAGGCGATTACAAGGATATCGTTAAGGAACAGCCCGGTTCGGCTTCTGTGGTACTGTCCGTTACGGAAGATCGCGGCGGTATCGGCTACTCCGGTATCGGCTACAAAACCTCCGGTGTCAAGGCGATCGCTCTGGCCAAGCAGGCAGGCGGCACCGCCTACGGGCCTACCTACGAAAACGTGCTGGCCGGCAAGTATCCCCTGGGCCGCATGCTCTACCTTTACGTGGCCAAAGCCCCCAACAAGCCGTTGGCCAAAAACATCGAACAATTCCTGAGATACGTGCTGTCCAAGGAAGGTCAGGAAATCGTGGTCAAAGACGGTTATCTGCCTCTCCCGGCGCAGGTTGTGGCCAAACAGCTGGAAGCTTTGAAGTAA
- the plsY gene encoding glycerol-3-phosphate 1-O-acyltransferase PlsY, with protein sequence MTSFYIMLLAAYLIGAIPTGVVLTRLVGASDIRNSGSGNIGATNVYRVAGKKLGVLTLIGDALKGAVPVLIAIKLTDLGDAQVGAVAAAAFIGHCYPVYLKFKGGKGVATALGIFLVLSPLAVLGAFAVFALLVWKWRYVSLGSICAAAAIPILVYFTEGNPALVATTMFISLIVICRHHQNIQRLLNGSENRFKA encoded by the coding sequence ATGACAAGTTTCTACATAATGTTACTTGCCGCCTACCTGATCGGAGCCATCCCCACCGGCGTAGTTCTTACGCGACTGGTCGGCGCCAGCGATATCCGCAATTCAGGCAGCGGCAACATCGGTGCCACCAACGTCTACCGGGTGGCCGGCAAAAAGCTCGGCGTTCTGACCTTGATCGGCGATGCGCTGAAAGGTGCCGTCCCGGTATTGATCGCCATCAAGCTGACTGATCTGGGAGATGCACAGGTGGGGGCCGTGGCCGCCGCAGCCTTTATCGGACACTGCTATCCGGTGTACCTGAAATTCAAGGGCGGTAAAGGCGTAGCCACCGCGCTGGGCATCTTCCTGGTCCTCTCGCCCCTGGCCGTGCTGGGAGCCTTCGCCGTCTTCGCCCTGTTGGTATGGAAATGGCGTTACGTATCCCTCGGCTCCATCTGCGCCGCCGCAGCTATTCCAATTCTGGTATACTTCACAGAGGGCAATCCAGCGCTGGTTGCGACCACCATGTTTATCAGCCTGATTGTCATATGCCGCCATCACCAGAACATCCAACGCCTGCTTAACGGCAGCGAAAACCGTTTTAAGGCCTGA
- the mltG gene encoding endolytic transglycosylase MltG has product MRIRPLLLSSAAVVLTATLVFGLPFGLFVLRPILPQAPTIITVEPGQSFSRIASNLERQGIVSSAFNLKILATLRGAARQVQAGDFNFAAATRPGQVLDRLIAGDTLRLRVTLPEGLTTVQIAERLEQAGYTDHKEFLRLATDPAFAHKLGIDAPTLEGYLFPETYRFGANLPSRHLLRFMVDQFKKHLPQQVVESAEALGLDRHQLVTMASIIQKETARKSEMPVISAVFHNRLKRNMPLQADPTVIYGIENFNGNLTRRDLRTHTPYNTYTQRGLPIGPIANPGARALRAAANPANVAYLYFVSKGNGSHQFSRTLREHNAAVRRFQLRHVAKVESSEVEGSDETPESQAIEAN; this is encoded by the coding sequence ATGAGAATACGTCCCCTACTTTTAAGTAGTGCCGCTGTAGTACTGACGGCAACGCTTGTCTTCGGCTTGCCCTTCGGCTTGTTTGTTCTGCGCCCCATCCTGCCACAAGCTCCGACCATCATTACCGTTGAGCCGGGCCAGTCGTTCAGCCGGATCGCCAGCAATCTGGAACGGCAGGGCATCGTCAGCAGTGCGTTCAACCTCAAGATACTGGCAACTCTGCGCGGCGCCGCCCGCCAGGTACAGGCCGGTGACTTCAATTTTGCCGCCGCGACCCGGCCTGGGCAGGTACTCGATCGGCTTATTGCGGGCGACACCCTGCGACTGCGCGTCACCTTGCCGGAGGGTTTGACCACGGTACAGATCGCCGAGCGTTTGGAGCAAGCCGGCTACACCGATCATAAGGAATTCCTGCGACTGGCCACGGATCCTGCGTTTGCGCACAAACTCGGCATCGATGCACCCACCCTGGAAGGCTACCTGTTCCCCGAAACCTACCGTTTCGGGGCCAACCTGCCCAGTCGGCATCTGCTGCGTTTCATGGTGGATCAATTTAAAAAGCACCTGCCTCAACAAGTAGTTGAGTCAGCCGAAGCTCTCGGCCTCGACCGCCATCAGCTGGTAACAATGGCATCCATCATTCAAAAAGAAACCGCCAGAAAATCGGAAATGCCGGTTATCTCGGCCGTTTTCCACAACCGCCTGAAACGCAACATGCCCCTGCAGGCCGATCCCACCGTTATTTACGGTATTGAAAATTTCAACGGCAACCTGACCCGCCGCGACCTGCGCACCCACACGCCATACAACACCTATACCCAGCGCGGTTTGCCCATCGGCCCCATTGCCAACCCCGGCGCCCGGGCCCTGCGCGCAGCGGCCAATCCGGCCAACGTGGCCTATCTCTATTTTGTTTCCAAGGGCAATGGCAGCCACCAGTTTTCGCGTACCTTGCGAGAGCACAATGCCGCTGTCAGACGCTTTCAACTGCGCCACGTAGCCAAAGTCGAAAGCAGCGAAGTCGAGGGTTCAGACGAAACGCCTGAATCCCAGGCCATCGAGGCGAATTGA
- a CDS encoding ATP-binding protein, whose product MRKKPLFWQIYPSYVLIILLAMVAATWLFSHQLRVFYLGQVKADLEARGHLFENRVGSMLSSDDHAALDALCKELGELTATRFTVILPSGVVVGDTREDPRRMENHAGRQEVSQALRGEVAQAVHYSRTLQKHMMYVALPVRSQDQVIGVVRTARAVNDIRWELEAVYRDVVISGLLVALAAGLVGLYLSRRLSRPLELMKRGAEQFAQGRFDHQLSASGSREICALAGAMNVMAGQLDDRIRTIIRQRNEQQAVLTSMVEGVLALDNDERIIHLNRAAADLFQVSPEAVEGRGIQEVLRKAGLQRFVERALSSRVPVEGEVVLPGTDGDRFLQAHGTVLQEEEGRGIGVLIVLNDVTRLHRLENIRRDFVANVSHELKTPITGIKGSVETLLDGAMERPEDAVRFLRIIAKQAERLNAIIDDLLDLSRIEQGQNDQALELSMAPVVPVLQAAVHACDMKARDKSIELVLSCAAEISAEINPHLLEQAVVNLVDNAIKYSDAGGTVWIEARRDARQTVIEVRDQGCGIDNEHLPRLFERFYRVDKARSRRAGGTGLGLSIVKHIVQAHGGRVTVDSEAGKGSVFRIILPHG is encoded by the coding sequence ATGCGTAAAAAACCGCTTTTTTGGCAGATCTATCCATCCTATGTGCTTATTATCCTGCTTGCCATGGTGGCCGCGACCTGGCTTTTTTCGCACCAGTTGCGGGTGTTTTATCTGGGCCAGGTCAAAGCGGATCTCGAGGCAAGGGGTCATTTGTTCGAGAATCGGGTCGGCAGCATGCTGTCTTCCGATGATCACGCTGCCCTGGATGCGCTCTGCAAGGAGCTGGGAGAGCTTACCGCAACCCGCTTCACGGTGATTCTACCCTCGGGAGTGGTGGTCGGCGATACCCGGGAGGATCCACGGCGCATGGAAAATCATGCCGGGCGGCAGGAAGTGTCCCAGGCCTTGCGGGGGGAGGTGGCGCAGGCGGTACATTACAGTCGCACTTTGCAGAAACATATGATGTACGTGGCCCTGCCGGTTCGTAGCCAGGACCAGGTCATCGGTGTGGTTCGCACGGCGCGCGCGGTGAATGATATCCGCTGGGAGCTGGAGGCTGTCTACCGTGACGTGGTTATCAGCGGACTGCTCGTCGCTTTGGCAGCCGGCCTGGTCGGTTTGTATCTTTCCCGGCGCTTGAGTCGTCCGCTGGAATTGATGAAACGGGGTGCCGAACAGTTTGCCCAGGGGCGTTTCGATCATCAGCTTTCGGCGTCCGGGTCGCGGGAAATCTGCGCTCTGGCCGGAGCTATGAATGTCATGGCCGGGCAACTAGACGACCGCATCCGGACCATTATCCGTCAGCGCAACGAACAGCAGGCGGTATTGACCAGCATGGTGGAGGGGGTTCTGGCCCTCGACAACGACGAGCGTATCATTCACCTCAATCGCGCCGCGGCCGATCTGTTTCAGGTGTCTCCGGAGGCCGTGGAAGGACGTGGCATCCAGGAGGTGTTGCGCAAGGCCGGCCTGCAGCGATTTGTGGAGCGTGCCTTGTCCAGCAGAGTTCCCGTGGAAGGGGAAGTGGTGCTGCCCGGCACCGACGGCGATCGCTTTTTGCAGGCCCACGGAACCGTGCTCCAGGAAGAGGAAGGCCGGGGGATCGGGGTGCTGATCGTGCTCAACGATGTAACGCGGTTGCATCGGCTGGAAAATATCCGCCGGGATTTCGTCGCCAACGTTTCGCATGAATTGAAGACCCCGATCACCGGCATCAAGGGGTCGGTTGAAACCCTGCTCGACGGTGCCATGGAGCGCCCCGAAGATGCCGTGAGATTTTTGAGGATCATTGCCAAACAGGCCGAACGGCTCAATGCCATTATTGACGATCTGCTTGACCTGTCCCGCATCGAACAAGGTCAGAACGACCAGGCTCTCGAGCTGTCCATGGCGCCTGTCGTGCCGGTGTTGCAGGCGGCTGTACATGCCTGCGACATGAAGGCCAGGGATAAATCCATCGAGCTTGTGCTGTCGTGCGCTGCCGAGATCAGTGCGGAGATCAATCCGCACTTGCTGGAGCAGGCTGTCGTTAATCTTGTCGATAACGCCATCAAATACAGCGATGCCGGCGGAACCGTGTGGATCGAGGCGCGGCGTGACGCCCGGCAAACCGTTATTGAAGTCCGAGACCAGGGATGCGGTATCGACAACGAGCATCTGCCCCGTTTGTTTGAGCGATTTTATCGTGTCGACAAGGCCCGCAGTCGTCGTGCGGGCGGCACCGGTCTGGGACTGTCGATTGTCAAGCATATCGTTCAGGCCCATGGCGGGCGCGTAACGGTTGACAGCGAAGCGGGTAAGGGCAGTGTCTTCCGGATTATTCTGCCTCATGGTTAA
- a CDS encoding response regulator transcription factor has protein sequence MAKKHILVVEDEEDILALLHYNLVREGFRVSLAGTGEEGLETLAEDPPDLVVLDLMLPGMDGLQVCRALKENADTRHIAVVMVTAKGEEADVVAGLELGADDYVTKPFSPKILIARIRSVLRRRESADETGADQVVVHIDDLVIHPGRNQVTVKGVPVDLTFTEFRVLHFLASRPGWVFTRYQIVNAVRGDDYSVTDRAVDVQIVGLRKKLGAYGKYIETVRGVGYRFKG, from the coding sequence ATGGCAAAAAAACATATTCTGGTGGTAGAGGACGAAGAGGATATCCTTGCTTTGCTGCACTATAACCTGGTTCGGGAAGGATTTCGCGTATCCCTCGCCGGGACCGGCGAAGAAGGGCTCGAAACGTTGGCTGAAGATCCCCCCGATCTGGTGGTTCTGGATCTGATGTTGCCCGGTATGGACGGTTTGCAGGTCTGCCGGGCGCTTAAGGAAAATGCCGATACGCGGCATATAGCGGTGGTGATGGTGACCGCCAAGGGGGAGGAAGCGGACGTGGTGGCTGGTCTGGAACTGGGTGCCGACGACTATGTCACCAAGCCTTTCAGCCCCAAGATCCTCATTGCACGTATACGCTCGGTTCTGCGGCGCAGGGAAAGCGCCGACGAGACGGGTGCCGATCAGGTGGTGGTGCACATCGACGATTTGGTGATCCACCCGGGGCGCAACCAGGTGACCGTAAAAGGTGTGCCGGTCGATCTGACGTTTACCGAGTTTCGGGTTCTGCATTTTCTGGCCAGCCGGCCGGGGTGGGTCTTCACCCGCTACCAGATTGTCAATGCGGTGCGCGGCGATGATTATTCGGTCACCGACCGGGCGGTCGATGTGCAGATTGTGGGTTTGCGCAAGAAGTTGGGGGCGTACGGTAAATACATCGAGACAGTGCGGGGCGTCGGCTACCGCTTCAAGGGCTGA
- a CDS encoding ABC transporter permease subunit has product MNHKILKRVKRRDRIARHVITVGGMAIIFSVLLILFLIARVTFPLFQGARTDEVTQFPLTSSAPATSLVAAGLDDYLEYPFVFDAQGVVRFYAPPTGRVAREIRLEPPAAGATVKSVERFAGLSFGVLWDDGSQTLEHVRFTTSFDEQGRRLQDQQVVRLAAFPAPREGAVKQALTRVSEDGRQTQVALLADGSLLVRQHVESEDLFGNLETADHAFTLTGQPDEAVAALAMDHAGGALYAGTDQGTLLRWDLSEPGEAELLDRLPAFPDRRAITALALVFGDVSLAVGDAKGGLSTWFPVRVSEQAQGKHLQRIHTLTSHNAAVKTIYPSLRDKSLISVDAAGVLHLDHMTSERHLLSLQTRAPMLNSTLSPDGRGLFAVDADGMAYLWRVHNPHPEVGWKTLFGKVWYEGYDEPGYVWQSSAATDDFEPKMSLTPLIFGTIKGTLYAMLFAVPLAILGAIYTSQFGHPRLRGMIKPAVEVMAAIPSVIIGFLAALWLAPLLEKSIPSLFLSLAFVPLFLLGAMILWQFVCKSPRFKNLDRGLEFLLLAPVLIAAVFCAVKLGPVAETALFGGNFKLWLFSETGIRYDTRNNIIIAFALGFAVIPIIFTMAEDALSNVPGSLKAASLALGASRWQTVWRVILPSGSPGIFAGTMIGFGRAIGETMIVLMATGNTAIMDWSIFNGMRPLSSNIAVEIPEAPVGGTLYRVLFLSAVILFVMTFILNTVAELVRQHLRKKYGRF; this is encoded by the coding sequence ATGAATCATAAAATCCTCAAACGGGTCAAGCGCAGGGACCGCATTGCCCGCCATGTCATCACCGTAGGCGGCATGGCGATCATTTTCAGCGTGCTGCTGATTCTTTTCCTCATCGCCCGTGTTACCTTTCCGCTTTTTCAGGGGGCACGGACGGATGAGGTCACCCAGTTTCCGTTGACCTCATCCGCACCGGCGACGTCACTTGTCGCAGCAGGTCTGGATGATTATCTGGAGTATCCCTTTGTGTTCGACGCACAAGGGGTGGTGCGCTTTTATGCGCCGCCCACGGGACGGGTTGCGCGGGAGATACGACTGGAACCTCCCGCGGCCGGCGCCACGGTAAAGTCCGTCGAGCGCTTTGCCGGGCTGTCTTTCGGCGTTCTGTGGGATGACGGATCGCAAACCCTCGAGCACGTCCGTTTTACGACAAGCTTCGATGAACAGGGCCGGCGTCTGCAGGATCAGCAGGTGGTGCGGTTGGCAGCCTTTCCCGCACCCCGCGAAGGTGCTGTCAAGCAGGCCCTGACACGGGTTTCCGAAGACGGCCGTCAGACGCAGGTGGCGCTGCTGGCGGACGGCAGCCTGCTGGTGCGACAGCATGTCGAGAGCGAAGACCTGTTCGGCAACCTGGAGACGGCGGATCACGCATTTACCCTGACCGGCCAGCCCGATGAGGCTGTCGCCGCTCTTGCCATGGATCACGCGGGCGGGGCACTGTACGCAGGTACCGACCAGGGCACGTTGTTGCGTTGGGATCTCTCCGAGCCGGGCGAGGCGGAGCTTCTCGATCGATTGCCCGCTTTTCCGGATCGCAGAGCCATTACCGCGCTGGCCCTGGTTTTCGGAGATGTGTCGCTGGCTGTCGGCGATGCCAAAGGAGGGCTTTCCACCTGGTTCCCGGTGCGCGTATCGGAACAGGCGCAGGGCAAGCATCTACAGCGCATACACACGCTGACCTCCCACAATGCGGCGGTAAAGACCATCTATCCCTCGTTGCGGGATAAATCCCTGATAAGCGTCGATGCGGCCGGTGTGCTGCATCTGGATCATATGACCAGTGAGCGTCACTTGCTCAGTCTTCAGACCCGGGCTCCGATGCTGAACAGTACCCTGTCCCCCGACGGACGCGGTCTGTTTGCAGTCGATGCCGATGGCATGGCGTATTTGTGGAGGGTGCATAATCCGCATCCGGAAGTCGGATGGAAGACCCTGTTCGGCAAGGTGTGGTACGAGGGGTACGACGAGCCGGGGTACGTGTGGCAGTCGTCGGCGGCCACGGACGATTTCGAACCGAAAATGAGTCTTACGCCTCTGATTTTCGGTACCATAAAGGGCACTCTCTATGCCATGTTGTTTGCTGTGCCGTTGGCGATCCTGGGGGCCATTTACACCAGCCAGTTCGGGCATCCCCGGTTGCGTGGCATGATCAAGCCGGCGGTCGAGGTGATGGCGGCCATACCGTCGGTCATCATCGGTTTTCTGGCGGCTTTGTGGCTCGCGCCCCTGCTGGAAAAATCGATTCCATCCCTGTTTTTAAGTCTGGCTTTTGTGCCGTTGTTCCTGCTCGGGGCCATGATCCTGTGGCAGTTCGTCTGTAAAAGTCCGCGCTTCAAAAATCTGGATCGCGGTCTGGAGTTTCTGCTTCTGGCACCGGTGCTTATCGCCGCAGTGTTTTGTGCTGTCAAGCTGGGGCCGGTGGCGGAGACGGCACTTTTTGGCGGTAATTTCAAGCTCTGGCTGTTTAGCGAAACCGGCATTCGTTACGATACCCGGAACAACATCATTATCGCTTTCGCCCTCGGTTTTGCTGTGATTCCGATTATCTTCACCATGGCCGAGGACGCCCTTTCCAATGTACCGGGGAGCCTCAAGGCAGCGTCCCTGGCCCTTGGTGCCAGCCGTTGGCAGACGGTCTGGCGGGTGATTCTGCCGTCGGGCAGTCCCGGTATTTTCGCCGGCACCATGATCGGTTTTGGCCGTGCCATCGGTGAAACCATGATCGTACTGATGGCCACCGGCAACACGGCCATCATGGACTGGAGTATTTTTAACGGCATGCGGCCGTTGTCATCGAATATCGCGGTCGAAATACCCGAAGCGCCAGTCGGCGGGACCCTTTATCGGGTGTTGTTCCTTTCCGCCGTTATTCTGTTTGTCATGACTTTTATTCTGAATACCGTTGCCGAGCTGGTGCGTCAGCATTTGCGTAAAAAATACGGCCGGTTTTGA